A genomic segment from Rickettsia endosymbiont of Lasioglossum villosulum encodes:
- a CDS encoding S49 family peptidase has translation MNEVNKSTIANAEFEPIIAKPQISKLEQLFASIFGDSKEVVAVLRLNGVIGKVSTVQSGLTLESLNELIEKAFKIKKLKALCLIINSPGGSPVQSELIAKRIRTLAKEHKIKIYSFIEDMAASGGYWLACAGDQIYALHSSIIGSIGVVSSGFGFHEAINKLGIERRVYTEGKNKAVLDPFKPINKEDVKIIKDLQKQVYEHFVDYVKTRRVGKLTQQDDILFNGEFWAGRTALDYGLIDDLGDMYSTMKAKFGDNIKFQYLCAKQPWIKRKLGMASKILTDNFADSLINAVENKIINDKFDIK, from the coding sequence ATGAATGAAGTAAATAAATCAACTATTGCGAATGCAGAGTTTGAACCAATAATAGCTAAGCCTCAGATAAGTAAATTAGAGCAATTATTTGCTTCGATCTTTGGTGATTCTAAAGAAGTAGTTGCCGTTTTACGTTTAAACGGTGTTATAGGTAAAGTTAGTACTGTGCAGTCAGGGCTTACTTTAGAGTCACTAAATGAGCTAATAGAAAAAGCTTTTAAAATAAAAAAGCTAAAAGCTTTGTGCCTTATTATCAACTCCCCAGGTGGATCGCCTGTACAATCGGAACTTATTGCAAAACGTATCCGCACGCTTGCTAAAGAGCATAAAATCAAAATTTATAGCTTTATAGAAGATATGGCCGCCTCAGGTGGTTATTGGCTAGCTTGTGCTGGTGATCAAATATATGCTTTGCATAGCTCGATTATAGGTAGTATTGGTGTAGTCTCAAGCGGCTTTGGCTTTCATGAAGCAATTAATAAGCTTGGAATAGAAAGAAGAGTTTATACAGAGGGGAAAAATAAAGCAGTTTTAGATCCTTTCAAACCTATTAACAAAGAGGATGTAAAAATTATTAAAGATCTACAAAAGCAAGTTTATGAGCATTTTGTTGATTATGTAAAAACAAGAAGAGTCGGTAAATTAACTCAACAAGACGATATTTTATTTAATGGCGAATTCTGGGCAGGACGAACAGCTCTTGATTATGGTTTAATTGATGACCTTGGCGATATGTATAGTACTATGAAAGCTAAATTTGGTGATAATATTAAATTTCAATATCTTTGTGCTAAACAGCCATGGATTAAAAGAAAGCTTGGTATGGCAAGTAAAATACTAACTGATAATTTTGCTGACTCCTTAATTAATGCAGTTGAAAATAAGATTATTAACGATAAATTTGATATAAAGTAA
- the dut gene encoding dUTP diphosphatase — MTITQVKIKKLDNFFGKLPEYATDHSAGMDLTAANEQPITIKAGEIQLIPTGIAIALPELFEAQIRPRSGLAAKNGITVANSPGTIDADYRGEIKVILINLGKDDFVIEKGMRIAQMIISKYERISWKESETLEETARGSGGFGSTGVYL, encoded by the coding sequence ATGACTATAACACAAGTTAAAATTAAGAAATTAGATAATTTTTTTGGCAAATTACCTGAATATGCTACGGATCATAGTGCTGGTATGGATTTAACGGCAGCAAACGAGCAACCTATAACTATAAAAGCAGGTGAGATACAGCTAATTCCAACTGGTATAGCTATTGCACTACCGGAATTATTCGAAGCACAGATAAGACCACGTTCGGGTCTTGCCGCTAAAAATGGCATTACAGTTGCTAATTCCCCCGGTACTATTGATGCTGATTATCGTGGTGAGATAAAAGTTATTCTTATTAATTTAGGCAAAGATGACTTTGTTATAGAAAAAGGTATGAGAATTGCTCAAATGATAATATCAAAATATGAGCGTATATCATGGAAAGAAAGCGAAACTCTTGAAGAGACTGCAAGAGGTAGTGGCGGCTTCGGTTCTACAGGAGTATACCTTTGA